In a single window of the Vitis vinifera cultivar Pinot Noir 40024 chromosome 6, ASM3070453v1 genome:
- the LOC100267267 gene encoding uncharacterized protein LOC100267267: MATRKGREGEMLESVYSVIALVFVLVACVELCDAATVVDVYRLIQYDLAGVPFGSRLANLNHHAASGFAPAADLSRTVVIVPVRDINITFIGDYITQKQPLGGLLFLLPRMISSENRDDMGRGDQTFEEKLMRNMLGELEQLLIHASIPYPVYFAFEDDNIDDVLTDIKRNDATSQPATATTGGYKLVVSAPEPKKIVSPTITNIQGWLPGLKVDGDANQLPTIAIVASYDTFGAAPALSVGSDSNGSGVVALLEIARLFSLLYSNPKTRGRYNLLFGLTSGGPYNYNGTHKWLRSFDQRLRESIDYAICLNSIGSWDNELWIHVSKPPENAYIKQMFEGFAEVAEELGLKVGLKHKKINISNPRVAWEHEQFSRLRVTAATLSELSVAPELLERTGGLSDSRHFLNEAAIIRSIKLVAESLARHIYGHEGKNIQIFADDSSLAVNPSYIQSWLHLLSRTPRVAPFCSKNDPFILALKKELADHTVEVNVQHEVLDGMFTFYDSTKARLNIYQVASVTFDLLLLLVLGSYLIVLFSFLVITTRGLDDLISLFRRPPSRKLKTA; the protein is encoded by the exons ATGGCGACAAGGAAAGGTCGCGAGGGCGAGATGCTCGAATCAGTCTACTCCGTCATCGCACTTGTCTTCGTGCTCGTCGCCTGCGTCGAGCTCTGCGACGCTGCCACTGTCGTCGATGTCTATCGCCTCATTCAATACGATCTCGCCGGCGTTCCCTTCGGATCTCGCCTCGCCAACCTCAACCACCACGCCGCCTCCGGCTTTGCTCCTGCCGCAGATCTCTCCCGGACTGTGGTTATCGTCCCCGTCAGGGACATTAACATCACTTTCATCGGAG ACTATATTACACAGAAACAGCCTCTGGGGGGTCTATTATTTTTGCTTCCTCGGATGATTAGTTCTGAAAACAGAGATGACATGGGGAGAGGTGACCAAACTTTTGAAGAAAAGCTTATGAGGAACATGTTGGGGGAACTTGAACAGTTACTAATCCATGCCAGTATACCT TATCCTGTGTATTTTGCTTTTGAGGATGACAATATTGATGATGTGTTGACCGACATCAAGAGGAATGATGCTACTAGTCAGCCTGCTACTGCAACTACTGGCGG ATACAAGCTTGTTGTCTCAGCACCAGAACCTAAGAAAATTGTATCTCCTACCATCACAAACATTCAG GGATGGTTGCCAGGTTTGAAAGTTGATGGAGATGCAAACCAACTGCCAACCATTGCTATAGTAGCGTCATATGACACATTTGGGGCTGCCCCA gcATTGTCAGTGGGAAGTGATAGCAATGGAAGTGGAGTTGTGGCACTTCTTGAGATAGCTAGGTTATTCTCTCTACTTTATTCAAATCCTAAGACAAGAGGAAGGTACAATTTACTTTTTGGACTAACGTCGGGTGGACCTTATAACTACAATGGAACACATAAG TGGCTTCGAAGTTTTGATCAACGTTTGCGTGAGAGTATTGACTATGCAATCTGCTTGAATAGCATTGGTTCATGGGATAATGAACTATGGATTCATGTGTCTAAGCCTCCAGAAAATGCCTACATAAAGCAAATGTTTGAA GGGTTTGCAGAAGTAGCAGAAGAACTGGGGCTTAAAGTTGGCTTGAagcacaagaaaataaatatttctaatcCTCGA GTAGCTTGGGAGCATGAACAGTTTTCAAGGCTAAGAGTTACTGCTGCCACCCTTTCTGAACTCTCTGTTGCGCCTGAACTGTTAGAAAGAACTGGCGGTCTGTCTGATAGCAG ACACTTTTTGAATGAAGCTGCAATTATCAGAAGTATAAAGTTAGTTGCTGAGAGTCTTGCG AGGCACATCTATGGCCATGAGGGAAAGAACATTCAAATTTTTGCAGATGACAGTAGCTTGGCTGTTAACCCTTCTTACATTCAATCGTGGTTGCATCTGTTGTCACGGACACCTCGAGTGGCACCATTTTGCTCAAAGAATGACCCATTTATCCTGGCACTGAAAAAG GAATTAGCAGATCATACTGTTGAGGTGAACGTGCAACATGAGGTGCTTGATGGGATGTTCACTTTCTATGATTCTACAAAGGCCAGACTTAACATTTACCAG GTTGCTAGTGTAACATTTGACTTATTGTTGCTCCTAGTGCTGGGATCATATTTGATAGTGCTCTTCAGCTTTCTTGTCATCACAACTAGG GGTCTGGATGATCTCATCAGCCTATTCCGCCGACCTCCCTCTCGGAAGCTGAAAACAGCTTGA
- the LOC100262096 gene encoding uncharacterized protein LOC100262096 → METLSRVGCLTNCTHFPFPTSSPICPPQSHSTRLPSLSVLRTPRPVGELAGEDVLRMFFKERELNGDFISKASDMLWQREVMKFVDAEAGTPPDTPQQPEGVKETEYEGGFLKLTRTQEWVLGDNSAPINKKAIAKVLQDDSERRKRLNLLKYEALKREILLLSVGIGTACSGYCLIVLSAQAAISYAAGVLFSCLYLQLLYQHADNLSKEAVPQIFMKKKSKKIGIRSQDLEDLLEKTIKGSGIALSSPRLVIPAAIYGLWILSQHFAGDFFDFQLVPAMFGMFAYKAAALVQVYRDNEDLQFVFPDNEEGSID, encoded by the exons ATGGAGACCCTCTCGAGGGTGGGCTGCTTAACCAACTGTACGCACTTCCCATTCCCAACTTCATCTCCAATTTGTCCTCCTCAGTCCCATTCTACCAGACTTCCATCTCTCTCTGTCCTTAGAACTCCTCGTCCAG TGGGTGAACTTGCAGGGGAGGATGTTTTGCGAATGTTCTTTAAGGAGAGAGAATTGAATGGGGATTTTATTTCAAAAGCTTCTGATATGCTTTGGCAGAGGGAGGTCATGAAATTTGTTGATGCAGAAGCTGGCACACCACCTGACACTCCTCAACAACCAGAGGGG GTCAAGGAAACTGAATATGAAGGTGGATTTTTGAAACTGACAAGAACGCAGGAATGGGTATTAGGTGACAACTCTGCACCAATCAACAAGAAAGCCATTGCTAAG GTACTTCAGGATGACAGTGAAAGGAGGAAGAGACTGAACCTTCTCAAATATGAAGCT CTTAAGAGGGAAATATTGCTGTTATCTGTTGGCATTGGAACTGCATGTAGTGGGTATTGTTTGATAGTTCTGTCAGCCCAG GCAGCTATTAGTTATGCAGCAGGAGTTCTTTTCAG TTGCTTGTACCTCCAGCTTTTGTATCAACATGCGGACAATCTATCCAAGGAAGCTGTTCCTCAGATTTTCATGAAAAAGAAGTCAAAGAA AATTGGAATAAGAAGCCAGGACCTGGAGGATCTGTTAGAGAAAACCATCAAGGGTAGTGGTATTGCCCTTTCATCTCCAAGGCTAGTGATCCCTGCAGCTATATATGGGTTGTGGATCTTGTCTCAGCATTTTGCtggtgatttctttgattttcag CTGGTGCCAGCCATGTTTGGGATGTTTGCATATAAAGCTGCTGCTCTGGTTCAAGTTTATAGGGACAATGAAGATCTACAATTTGTCTTCCCAGACAATGAAGAAGGCTCAATTGACTAA